Genomic window (Oryzias latipes chromosome 17, ASM223467v1):
AAGACGGAAAAACGTCAACAAAATGTTCCACCAGTGACGTCACCAAAGGGGCTTTAAATGCTGGAACTCGCTCGCACCTTTATACACTTTATACACTTGTAGGATCCATTGGCCTCCAGGTGCAGGAAGTCATCCTCAGCCTTGATTTTGCGGCTTTGCGGCCGCACGTTCCCGCACAGCGCGTCTCCGTCCCGCAGCCTGCAGAGCTGTCGGCCTGTCGGAGAGTAGTCCCGGAGGCCTCCAGCCGCGAGGCCCCGCTGCGCGTACAGCCGCTCTCCGCTGCTCTCCTCCCCGCCGAACATGCCGGCGGGCGGCTGGGAGCCCCCCAGGGCCCGCGGGTGGCGCAGAAACGGCCGCGGAACCAGGTTCCGCAGGCTGGAGCCGGAGTACGCAGACCAGGAGAAGGGGAACAGCGGGAGGTCGAAGCCCTCCTCTGGCGCGGGGGGGGAGCATTTATCAGAACCTGGAAATCAATTTTAAGTGTCAGCGCGGGGGGGTCACAGGCCTCTGCACACAATTTcataacaggattttttttcggGAACAAAATCCAATATGCGCATGtttattaatgtatttgtttatttgtttttatttgtgttgtttgtttattttttttacttattcgtttatttaattaattacgtgtgtgtgtgtgtgtgtgtgtgtgtgtttatttatttaaattagttACAAATCgaatttttctgtttgtatcaAAAATCACATGGAAAAAGCAAAGTAGAAAAACAGCaggataataataaatatggcAGAGCTCCAAACATGTTATTAACTTTGACGTTTCACGAAGTAAAACATTCTATTTTATTAGCCGCAAACcctcagaaaatgttttcatatatTTGACAATAATCGCAGAACTGTAATAAATAATTATTAGCATTAGTATTTTCTAAAGGTTAGAGTTATTCCCATAATAGTTTTTGatataatagtaataatatcAACTGACgtggttttgtgtttatttattagtACTATTGTTAATATTTTTGAGAAGTATTATCATCCATGTGTCCAGACCTGGTGAGGAGGACGGAGACGGCGGACGCCAGAAATCACAGTCGGAGGAGCGCTCGCACGCGCTTCCCGCGCTGCCAGCGCAGCTCAGCGGGGAGCTGGAGGACAGGGACCCCGGAGACCGCAGCCGAGTCCCGGGGGACAGGCTGAGGCTGTCAGCGCGGCCGCTCACGTCTTCCTGCTGTTCCACGCTGGAGCCGAACTCCCTCGGACACCTGCTCTCTGGTGGCGGGACGGGGGAAGGTGGTTCAATCCCGAAAGTTCCCGCTCTTCGGAGCGCAATTGTGCAGAAACGTACCTGCGCAAACGTGAGCCAGGATGGCGTCCAGCGGGCCGCCGTCATCGTCCGGGTAGCGCGGCTGGTGGTAGCTGTGGGCCCGCTTGCTCTTCACCAGGAAGGACCTCGGCATGTCGCTGCAGCTGCTGGCCTAGTGTCCCTCTGCTTCCTTTATCTCTGGGGTTTGGACCGTCAGTGGCTGTCAGACGCTGTTAAGATTGTTTTATTTGGCCAGCCATTACGCATGCGCAAAGAAGCCGGCGGCTTTACCAGGTGTCGCCGGGCATGTGGCCAAGGACCAGGACTTCAGAGGCTGGACAGCGTGTCGGAAGAAACGATTGGAGATGTTTCAATCACAAGCCCGCGCCTCGCGTGTCAGATGTTTGCGGCTTACAGCACTTTTAAACTCTAACGCGCTTCAGCCTGGGGAGTTGACAGCTgctgcgcatgcgcaaaacaCCGACGCTGAAGTTCGTAACTTACAGCTAAAGACTCCGttatgagggggggggggggttctcatCCGGTTACTTTATCATGAGGCATGACACAGGCGCGTGCGCAGGCTGAGATGGATAATGTCCCGTTTGTTTGGCCGGTTG
Coding sequences:
- the LOC101159532 gene encoding zinc finger protein Gfi-1, producing MPRSFLVKSKRAHSYHQPRYPDDDGGPLDAILAHVCAESRCPREFGSSVEQQEDVSGRADSLSLSPGTRLRSPGSLSSSSPLSCAGSAGSACERSSDCDFWRPPSPSSSPGSDKCSPPAPEEGFDLPLFPFSWSAYSGSSLRNLVPRPFLRHPRALGGSQPPAGMFGGEESSGERLYAQRGLAAGGLRDYSPTGRQLCRLRDGDALCGNVRPQSRKIKAEDDFLHLEANGSYKCIKCIKVFSTPHGLEVHVRRSHSGTRPFECGICGKTFGHAVSLDQHRAVHSQERSFSCKICGKSFKRSSTLSTHLLIHSDTRPYPCQYCGKRFHQKSDMKKHTFIHTGEKPHKCQVCGKAFSQSSNLITHSRKHTGFKPFGCDLCGKGFQRKVDLRRHKETQHELK